A genomic stretch from Burkholderia pyrrocinia includes:
- a CDS encoding histidine phosphatase family protein: MATTQILFIRHGETAWNRIKRIQGHIDIPLADSGLAQAQRLAARLEREAREGARLDAVYSSDLMRAQQTAQPFADALGLPLQLRDGLRERSYGAFQGHDSAEIEALFPDAYAAWQTRDPGFAPEGGESQRAFYHRVLHALEPIVAAHPGGRIACVAHGGVLDCVYRFANGLDLSAPRNYQLLNTSINVVDYVDGRAQVVQWADVSHLDAESDDDGYRKVL, encoded by the coding sequence ATGGCCACCACGCAGATTCTTTTCATCCGCCATGGCGAGACGGCCTGGAACCGCATCAAGCGCATCCAGGGGCATATCGACATCCCGCTGGCCGATTCGGGGCTCGCGCAGGCGCAGCGACTGGCCGCGCGGCTCGAGCGAGAGGCGCGCGAGGGTGCGCGGCTCGACGCGGTCTATTCGAGCGACCTGATGCGCGCGCAGCAGACCGCGCAACCCTTTGCCGATGCGCTCGGGCTGCCGCTGCAGTTGCGGGACGGGCTGCGCGAACGCTCGTACGGCGCATTCCAGGGGCACGACAGCGCCGAGATCGAGGCGCTGTTTCCGGACGCGTACGCGGCCTGGCAGACGCGCGATCCGGGCTTCGCGCCGGAAGGCGGCGAGTCGCAGCGTGCGTTCTATCACCGCGTGCTGCATGCGCTCGAGCCGATCGTCGCCGCGCATCCGGGCGGCCGGATCGCGTGCGTCGCGCATGGCGGCGTGCTCGACTGCGTGTACCGTTTTGCGAATGGTCTCGATCTGTCGGCGCCGCGCAACTACCAACTGCTCAATACGAGCATCAACGTCGTCGATTACGTGGATGGCCGCGCGCAGGTCGTGCAGTGGGCCGACGTGTCGCACCTTGACGCCGAGAGCGACGACGACGGCTATCGCAAGGTGCTCTGA